In Caproicibacterium amylolyticum, a genomic segment contains:
- the trpC gene encoding indole-3-glycerol phosphate synthase TrpC yields MILDELAAAARERVVQRKQKIPYEKLLEQARALPENQEFPFERALKQPGLSFICEVKKASPSKGLIAPDFPYLQIAKDYEEAGAAAVSVLTEPKWFLGRDQYLQEVAREVHIPVLRKDFTVDPYMICEAKLLGASAVLLICAILSDRELRSYRELAESFGLSALVEAHTEEEAHRALASGAKIIGVNNRNLKDFTVDVHAGERLRKLIPPEVLFVSESGVKGAAEIAAVRQMGADAVLVGEALMRVPDRKAALRALRQE; encoded by the coding sequence ATGATTTTAGACGAACTTGCCGCCGCCGCACGGGAACGCGTGGTACAGCGGAAGCAAAAAATCCCATACGAAAAATTATTGGAACAGGCGCGGGCGCTGCCAGAAAACCAGGAGTTCCCGTTTGAACGCGCACTAAAGCAGCCGGGACTTTCCTTTATTTGCGAGGTCAAAAAAGCATCACCGAGCAAGGGACTGATTGCGCCGGACTTTCCGTATTTACAGATTGCAAAGGACTACGAGGAAGCGGGCGCGGCGGCAGTTTCCGTACTGACCGAGCCAAAGTGGTTTTTGGGCAGAGACCAGTATTTGCAGGAAGTTGCGCGGGAAGTGCATATTCCGGTTCTGCGCAAGGATTTCACCGTTGACCCGTATATGATTTGTGAAGCGAAGCTGCTGGGCGCAAGTGCGGTGCTGCTTATCTGTGCGATTTTAAGCGACAGGGAACTGCGAAGCTACCGTGAGCTGGCGGAAAGTTTCGGCCTTTCCGCACTGGTGGAAGCACACACCGAGGAGGAAGCACACCGCGCGCTGGCAAGCGGCGCAAAAATTATCGGCGTGAACAACCGCAATTTGAAGGACTTTACCGTGGATGTCCACGCGGGCGAGCGCCTGCGCAAGTTAATTCCGCCGGAGGTGCTGTTTGTTTCTGAAAGCGGGGTAAAGGGTGCGGCGGAAATCGCCGCCGTGCGGCAGATGGGTGCGGATGCGGTGCTGGTCGGGGAGGCGCTGATGCGTGTGCCGGACCGCAAAGCGGCACTGCGGGCGCTGCGGCAGGAGTGA
- the trpD gene encoding anthranilate phosphoribosyltransferase — translation MIKEAIAQLTEGKDLTYETANIVMDEIMSGKTTQAQMGSYLTALRMKGETIDEITASAAGMRAHCVKLLHDMDVLEIVGTGGDNANSFNISTTSAIVISAAGVPVAKHGNRAASSKCGAADVLEALGVNIVLPPEKSTQLLKKINLCFLFAQNYHIAMKYVAPVRKELGIRTVFNILGPLSNPAGANMELMGVYDEALVDPLARVLSNLGVKRGMVVYGQDMLDEISLSAPTTVCEVKDGSYTSYVITPEELGLTRCQKADLVGGTPQENAEITRAILAGEKGPKRDAVLLNSAAALKIAGKVSDLKAGIALAAETIDSGAAKAQLEQFIRLTNEETA, via the coding sequence ATGATTAAAGAAGCAATCGCACAGCTTACCGAAGGGAAAGACCTTACTTACGAAACCGCAAACATAGTGATGGATGAAATCATGAGCGGCAAAACCACACAGGCACAGATGGGTTCTTACCTGACGGCGCTGCGCATGAAGGGCGAAACCATTGATGAAATCACCGCTTCCGCGGCGGGGATGCGGGCACACTGCGTGAAGCTGCTGCACGACATGGACGTGTTGGAGATTGTGGGCACCGGTGGGGACAACGCTAATTCCTTTAACATTTCCACCACTTCCGCCATCGTGATTTCCGCGGCGGGTGTGCCGGTTGCAAAGCACGGCAACCGTGCGGCTTCCAGCAAATGCGGGGCTGCGGATGTGCTGGAAGCGCTTGGCGTCAACATTGTTCTGCCGCCGGAAAAAAGTACACAGCTGCTGAAAAAGATAAACCTCTGCTTCCTGTTTGCACAGAATTATCATATCGCCATGAAGTACGTTGCGCCGGTGCGCAAAGAACTTGGCATCCGCACGGTGTTTAACATCCTGGGGCCGCTTTCCAATCCGGCAGGCGCCAATATGGAGCTGATGGGTGTTTATGACGAAGCACTGGTGGATCCGCTGGCGCGCGTGCTGTCAAATTTGGGTGTAAAACGCGGTATGGTGGTTTACGGCCAGGATATGCTGGATGAAATTTCCCTTTCCGCACCAACCACCGTCTGTGAAGTAAAGGACGGCAGCTACACCTCCTATGTGATTACGCCGGAGGAGCTGGGGCTTACCCGCTGCCAAAAGGCGGACTTGGTCGGCGGAACGCCGCAGGAAAATGCGGAGATTACCCGTGCGATTCTTGCGGGTGAAAAGGGGCCGAAGCGTGACGCGGTGCTGCTCAACTCTGCCGCGGCTTTGAAGATTGCCGGAAAAGTGAGCGACTTAAAAGCTGGAATAGCACTTGCCGCCGAAACGATTGACAGCGGCGCGGCAAAAGCACAGCTTGAGCAGTTTATTCGTCTTACCAACGAGGAAACCGCATGA
- a CDS encoding anthranilate synthase component II — translation MIVLIDNYDSFSYNLYQLVGSIDHQIRVVRNNDVTVQQIAEMHPRAVILSPGPGRPADAGICEEAVRYFTGKVPLLGVCLGHQAICETFGGTIGYAKKLMHGKQSQVRLSAECPLFRGLPEVIGAARYHSLSLEESTLPPELAVSARSLDDGEVMAVQHKQYPVYGLQFHPESILTPQGKVILENFLQVGAVQNCEATGLAAQR, via the coding sequence GTGATTGTACTGATTGATAATTATGACAGCTTTTCTTACAACCTGTATCAGCTGGTCGGTTCGATTGACCATCAAATCCGGGTGGTGCGTAATAATGACGTAACGGTACAGCAAATTGCGGAAATGCACCCGCGCGCGGTCATCCTAAGTCCCGGCCCCGGCCGGCCGGCGGATGCGGGCATCTGCGAGGAAGCGGTGCGGTATTTTACCGGCAAAGTGCCGCTTTTGGGGGTGTGTCTGGGGCACCAGGCCATCTGCGAAACGTTTGGCGGCACGATCGGCTACGCAAAAAAGCTGATGCACGGTAAGCAGTCACAGGTGCGGCTTTCAGCGGAATGCCCGCTGTTTCGCGGACTGCCGGAAGTAATCGGCGCAGCGCGCTACCATTCGCTGTCGCTGGAGGAAAGCACCCTGCCGCCGGAACTCGCAGTTAGCGCACGCAGCCTGGATGACGGCGAAGTAATGGCGGTGCAGCACAAACAATATCCGGTGTATGGCCTGCAGTTTCACCCAGAGTCGATTTTGACCCCGCAGGGAAAAGTAATCTTAGAAAATTTCCTGCAGGTTGGGGCGGTACAAAACTGCGAAGCCACCGGGCTTGCAGCCCAGAGATAA
- the trpE gene encoding anthranilate synthase component I: protein MAKPSLTEAKRYAAERTCRVLPVSREIYADIKTPIEVLRILQGKSRHCFLLESVEDTQQWGRFTFLGFDPKQEITCVDGNMCIKGETEQRFHTKDPGAVLKKIVEENKSPRLEGMPPFTGGLVGYFSYDYIKYSEPHLKLDAEDQEHFNDVDLMLFDKVIAFDNFRQKIILIVNISLAGDVEAAYTTAQKELEELVQLIRTGTPAEREPGRLTSPVRHLFSKEQYCAMVERAKQYIREGDIFQVVLSNRLEADFAGSLLDTYRVLRTLNPSPYMFYFSSDDIEIAGASPETLVKLQNGVLHTFPLAGSRPRGKTEAEDNALEAELLQDPKELAEHNMLVDLGRNDLGRISKFGTVKVEKHLQVLRFSHIMHLGSTVAGQMREDCTAVDAIGSVLPAGTLSGAPKFRACQIINELENNKRGIYGGAIGYMDFTGNLDTCIAIRIAFKKNGKVFVRSGAGIVADSVPETEYQECINKAKAVVTALEEAQEGLDRDCTD from the coding sequence ATGGCAAAGCCGTCACTGACCGAGGCAAAACGCTATGCGGCGGAGAGAACCTGCCGGGTGCTGCCGGTCAGCCGCGAAATTTACGCGGACATTAAAACACCGATTGAGGTGCTGCGCATTCTGCAGGGGAAAAGCCGTCACTGCTTTTTGCTGGAAAGTGTGGAGGACACCCAGCAGTGGGGACGCTTCACGTTCCTGGGTTTTGACCCGAAGCAGGAAATTACCTGTGTGGACGGCAATATGTGCATCAAAGGGGAAACCGAGCAGCGCTTTCACACCAAAGACCCCGGCGCGGTGCTCAAAAAAATTGTGGAGGAAAACAAAAGCCCGCGCCTTGAGGGGATGCCGCCCTTCACAGGCGGGCTGGTGGGGTACTTTTCCTATGATTACATCAAGTACAGCGAGCCGCACCTGAAGCTGGACGCGGAAGACCAGGAACACTTTAATGACGTCGATTTGATGCTGTTTGATAAGGTTATTGCGTTTGACAACTTCCGCCAGAAAATTATTTTGATTGTCAACATTTCGCTTGCCGGGGATGTGGAAGCAGCGTACACAACGGCACAAAAAGAACTGGAGGAATTGGTGCAGCTGATTCGCACCGGCACCCCCGCCGAGCGCGAACCCGGCCGCCTGACTTCACCGGTGCGGCATTTGTTCAGCAAGGAGCAGTACTGTGCTATGGTGGAGCGCGCAAAGCAGTACATCCGCGAGGGCGACATTTTTCAAGTGGTGCTCAGCAATCGGCTGGAAGCTGACTTTGCGGGCAGCCTGCTGGACACTTACCGGGTGCTGCGCACGCTGAATCCCTCACCGTATATGTTTTACTTTTCCAGTGATGATATTGAAATCGCCGGCGCCTCGCCGGAAACACTGGTAAAGCTGCAGAACGGCGTACTGCATACCTTTCCGCTGGCGGGTTCCCGCCCGCGCGGGAAAACGGAGGCAGAGGACAACGCTTTGGAAGCGGAACTGCTACAGGACCCGAAGGAGCTTGCGGAGCACAATATGCTGGTAGATTTAGGGCGCAATGACTTGGGCCGCATCAGTAAATTCGGTACCGTCAAGGTGGAAAAACATTTGCAGGTGCTGCGGTTTTCGCACATTATGCATCTTGGTTCCACGGTGGCGGGGCAGATGCGGGAGGACTGCACCGCAGTGGACGCGATTGGTTCCGTGCTGCCGGCAGGAACGCTTTCCGGTGCGCCGAAGTTCCGCGCCTGCCAGATTATCAATGAGCTGGAAAACAACAAGCGCGGTATTTACGGCGGTGCCATCGGCTACATGGACTTTACCGGCAATCTGGATACCTGCATCGCGATCCGCATTGCATTTAAGAAAAACGGCAAGGTGTTCGTCCGCTCCGGCGCGGGTATTGTTGCGGACAGCGTACCCGAAACCGAATATCAGGAGTGCATTAACAAAGCAAAAGCGGTGGTGACCGCCTTGGAAGAAGCACAGGAGGGACTTGACCGTGATTGTACTGATTGA
- a CDS encoding glycoside hydrolase family 13 protein — translation MQQTPWWKKSVVYQIYPRSFMDANGDGVGDLAGITSRLDYLQELGVDVLWLSPVYKSPNDDNGYDISDYRAIMAEFGTMADFDTMLVQAHRRGLKIVMDLVVNHTSDEHAWFVESRKARDNPYRDYYIWHDPVEGHAPTPVQSCFSGSAWQYSPETGQYYLHMFSKKQPDLNWDNPKVRSEVFDMMNWWCQKGIDGFRMDVISMISKPSAFFLPENGQYDTTNGPHVHEYLQQMNREVLSKYDLMTVGETPGVTVEEAQKYAGNDTRELNMVFQFELMDVDAGKYGKWGDGTFRLSDVKRIFSKWQDGLHGTAWNSLFWDNHDQPRCVSRFGCTDTPALRVRSAKMLATCLHFQQGTPYIYQGEELGMTNYPFTSLTECRDIEAINAYHELVDEKGEIAPEDMMRYIRRSSRDNARTPMQWNSSKNAGFSTGEPWIPVNPNYTEINAEAALADPDSVFHYYQQLIRLRHELPVITNGTYTLLGPENEQLYCYIREDKTQALLVLCSFSKGTTEFAVPERFGGSSLLLSNCEEPELLGATVTLQPFEARVYSLQK, via the coding sequence ATGCAGCAAACTCCCTGGTGGAAAAAGAGCGTAGTTTACCAAATTTACCCCCGCAGCTTTATGGATGCAAACGGTGACGGCGTGGGTGACCTTGCCGGCATTACCAGCCGGCTCGATTACCTGCAGGAGCTTGGCGTGGATGTGCTGTGGCTCAGCCCGGTGTACAAAAGTCCAAATGACGACAACGGCTACGATATCAGTGATTACCGCGCCATTATGGCAGAATTCGGCACCATGGCGGATTTTGACACTATGCTTGTACAGGCTCACCGACGCGGCCTGAAAATCGTGATGGATTTGGTCGTGAACCATACCAGTGACGAACACGCATGGTTTGTGGAAAGCCGCAAGGCAAGGGACAATCCGTACCGCGACTACTATATCTGGCACGACCCGGTGGAAGGGCACGCCCCCACCCCAGTGCAAAGCTGCTTCTCCGGCTCGGCATGGCAGTACAGCCCGGAAACCGGTCAGTATTACCTGCATATGTTCAGCAAAAAACAGCCTGACCTCAACTGGGATAACCCAAAAGTGCGCAGCGAAGTTTTTGATATGATGAACTGGTGGTGCCAAAAAGGAATTGACGGCTTCCGAATGGATGTAATCAGTATGATTTCCAAACCATCTGCGTTTTTCCTTCCGGAAAACGGTCAGTATGACACCACCAATGGCCCGCATGTACACGAATATCTGCAGCAGATGAACCGCGAAGTGCTTTCCAAGTATGACCTGATGACCGTGGGCGAAACCCCCGGTGTCACCGTGGAGGAAGCACAGAAATACGCCGGAAACGACACCCGTGAGCTGAACATGGTGTTCCAGTTTGAACTGATGGATGTTGACGCCGGCAAGTACGGAAAGTGGGGCGACGGTACTTTCCGTCTTTCCGATGTAAAGCGCATCTTCAGCAAGTGGCAGGACGGCCTGCATGGCACTGCATGGAACAGCCTGTTCTGGGACAATCACGACCAGCCCCGCTGTGTTTCCCGCTTTGGCTGCACCGACACGCCCGCGCTGCGCGTTCGTTCCGCGAAGATGCTGGCAACCTGCCTGCACTTTCAGCAGGGTACTCCCTATATCTATCAGGGTGAAGAACTGGGCATGACCAACTATCCCTTTACCTCCCTTACAGAGTGCCGCGACATCGAAGCAATCAACGCCTACCACGAACTGGTGGATGAAAAGGGTGAGATTGCACCGGAAGATATGATGCGGTATATCCGCCGCTCAAGCCGGGACAATGCCCGCACCCCAATGCAGTGGAACAGCAGCAAAAACGCAGGCTTTTCCACCGGAGAGCCGTGGATTCCCGTGAACCCGAACTACACAGAAATCAACGCGGAGGCAGCGCTTGCCGACCCCGATTCTGTTTTCCATTATTATCAGCAGCTTATCCGCCTGCGCCACGAACTGCCGGTCATTACAAACGGCACCTACACCCTGCTCGGCCCAGAAAACGAGCAGCTTTACTGCTACATCCGCGAGGATAAAACGCAGGCACTGCTCGTGCTGTGCAGTTTCTCCAAAGGAACCACAGAATTTGCCGTACCGGAGCGCTTCGGCGGCAGCAGCCTGCTGCTGAGCAACTGCGAAGAACCGGAGCTGCTCGGTGCCACAGTGACCCTGCAGCCATTTGAAGCACGCGTGTACAGTTTGCAAAAGTGA
- a CDS encoding 4Fe-4S double cluster binding domain-containing protein, with protein sequence MNQLSQDFKGHLLQAGADLVGFADLSCLPKLPDAPGCHIGVSVCVSIPAQIIRSIADGPNLAYFQAYHTLNAKLDALVCEAADWLQQQGYRAWAQSEEHVHETEDYRTPLPHKTVAVLAGLGWIGKSALFVSKEYGSAVRLSSLVTDAPLSCGEPVRSSRCGSCMVCRDACPGKAISGNLWQPDLFRDKFFNPYACRKAARQRAAQYIHKEITLCGKCIQVCPYTQAYLNRAE encoded by the coding sequence ATGAACCAGCTTTCGCAAGATTTTAAAGGACATCTGCTGCAAGCCGGCGCAGATCTGGTTGGGTTTGCTGACCTTTCCTGTCTGCCGAAACTGCCGGATGCGCCCGGCTGCCACATTGGGGTTTCTGTTTGTGTTTCCATTCCCGCCCAAATCATTCGTTCTATTGCGGATGGACCAAATCTCGCATATTTTCAAGCATATCATACATTAAACGCCAAATTGGACGCACTGGTCTGCGAGGCTGCCGACTGGCTGCAGCAGCAGGGATACCGCGCATGGGCGCAGTCCGAAGAGCATGTACACGAAACCGAGGACTACCGTACACCGCTACCGCACAAAACAGTCGCTGTGCTGGCCGGTCTGGGTTGGATTGGGAAAAGTGCGCTGTTTGTTTCAAAAGAATACGGTTCTGCTGTGCGCCTGTCCTCATTGGTAACAGATGCCCCGCTTTCCTGCGGAGAACCGGTTCGCAGTTCCCGCTGCGGAAGTTGTATGGTTTGCCGTGACGCCTGCCCTGGCAAGGCAATTTCCGGTAATCTGTGGCAGCCAGACCTTTTTCGGGATAAATTTTTCAATCCTTATGCCTGCCGCAAAGCTGCACGCCAGCGTGCAGCGCAGTACATTCACAAAGAAATTACACTGTGCGGAAAATGCATACAGGTATGTCCCTACACACAGGCTTATTTAAATCGTGCAGAATAA
- a CDS encoding class I SAM-dependent methyltransferase encodes MGMIRQVPLYRFLKFCNESGLEKKVLDCGAGGDCPPLLLFAEYGYETHGIEFSAEQCELARQAAKQHGQALQIEQGDMRHLPFADGSFPIVYSYNSVFHMTKAEVAQSIQEMKRVLQPGGLLFVNFLTAKDFRCGTGEAVGENQYKQLDDGVPVIHSYFAQKEPEAYFADMTMLYKEDRVPERIFEGKWIWQGFVDYILKK; translated from the coding sequence ATGGGAATGATCCGGCAGGTTCCGTTGTATCGCTTTTTAAAGTTCTGCAATGAGTCCGGACTGGAAAAGAAAGTGCTGGACTGCGGTGCGGGCGGCGATTGCCCGCCGCTGCTGCTTTTCGCGGAATATGGGTATGAAACCCACGGAATCGAATTTTCCGCCGAGCAGTGTGAGTTGGCGCGGCAGGCAGCAAAACAGCATGGTCAGGCTTTGCAGATTGAGCAGGGAGATATGCGCCATCTGCCGTTTGCGGACGGTTCTTTTCCGATCGTGTACTCCTACAATTCCGTATTTCATATGACAAAAGCAGAGGTGGCACAGTCCATTCAGGAAATGAAGCGGGTGCTGCAGCCCGGCGGTCTGCTTTTTGTCAATTTCCTGACTGCAAAGGATTTTCGGTGCGGCACCGGTGAAGCGGTTGGAGAGAACCAGTATAAACAGTTGGATGACGGCGTACCGGTGATTCATTCGTATTTTGCCCAAAAGGAACCGGAAGCGTATTTTGCAGATATGACGATGCTTTACAAGGAAGACCGCGTGCCGGAAAGAATTTTTGAAGGCAAGTGGATTTGGCAGGGCTTTGTCGATTATATTTTAAAGAAATAA
- a CDS encoding CpXC domain-containing protein yields MSTQVNKDVCCPQCGKPVRTKMWTGISADTEPALRQKILDETLFDWQCPHCGYQAELVYPCLYHDKEQKFMIYLVPEGSEQDLKKVEVDTRFPQLAGVRKRAVTSPMELKEKVLIYEAGLDDVGVELVKAGLAAIVEEKQNKAVEAGCFCFANQGTDRMGFLFFMEGEEEPLKKATRFATYQKALEISGQCGGGQGDDFVHVDGRLAARLLEKYQRM; encoded by the coding sequence ATGTCTACTCAGGTGAATAAAGATGTCTGCTGCCCGCAGTGCGGCAAACCAGTGCGCACAAAAATGTGGACCGGTATCAGTGCGGATACGGAGCCTGCTTTGCGGCAGAAAATTCTGGATGAAACACTTTTCGACTGGCAGTGCCCGCACTGCGGGTATCAGGCGGAGCTGGTTTATCCCTGCCTGTACCATGACAAGGAACAGAAATTCATGATATACCTTGTGCCGGAGGGCAGTGAGCAGGACTTGAAAAAAGTTGAGGTAGACACGCGGTTCCCGCAGCTTGCCGGTGTGCGCAAGCGCGCGGTGACCTCCCCAATGGAATTGAAAGAAAAGGTGCTTATTTATGAAGCCGGTCTGGATGACGTTGGGGTTGAGCTGGTAAAAGCCGGTTTGGCGGCGATTGTCGAGGAAAAGCAGAATAAAGCGGTGGAGGCTGGCTGCTTCTGCTTTGCCAATCAGGGTACTGACCGCATGGGCTTCCTGTTCTTCATGGAAGGTGAGGAAGAACCGCTGAAAAAGGCGACCCGGTTTGCCACCTATCAGAAAGCACTGGAAATCAGCGGACAGTGCGGCGGCGGCCAGGGCGATGACTTCGTTCATGTGGACGGCCGCCTTGCAGCGCGTTTACTGGAAAAATACCAGAGAATGTGA
- the mnmA gene encoding tRNA 2-thiouridine(34) synthase MnmA, with protein MKGKVLVGMSGGVDSSVAALLLQRSGWDVVGCTLRLHLDDPAFPTREGGCCSFQDVQDARRVCYALGVDHFVFNFTELFEERVINNFVSEYAAGHTPNPCIRCNRWLKFGAMLQRAKELGCDAIATGHYAIVKQAANGRWQLHASSTGKDQSYVLYSLSQEQLSHTILPLASLPKPEVRALAEEAGLPVAHKPDSQEICFVPDNDYAGFLCRRNGCDSAPGDFVDTQGHVLGRHRGLTHYTVGQRKGLGIAFGEPMYVTHLDAEHNKIVLGPEGSQYSRALLAKELNWVSIPAPREPLRVQAKIRYQARPAPATAVLQPDGTLLLDFDEAQRAVAPGQAVVLYDDDLLLGGGVIVRGIS; from the coding sequence GTGAAAGGAAAAGTTTTAGTAGGCATGAGCGGCGGCGTAGACAGCAGCGTTGCCGCTCTTTTACTGCAGCGAAGCGGCTGGGATGTAGTCGGCTGTACACTGCGTCTTCACCTGGATGACCCCGCTTTTCCCACAAGGGAAGGCGGCTGCTGCTCGTTTCAGGATGTGCAGGATGCGCGCCGGGTATGCTATGCCCTTGGCGTTGACCATTTTGTATTCAACTTTACAGAGCTGTTTGAAGAACGCGTTATTAATAATTTTGTTTCCGAATATGCCGCCGGACATACACCGAATCCCTGCATTCGGTGCAACCGCTGGCTGAAGTTCGGTGCCATGCTGCAGCGCGCAAAGGAACTTGGCTGTGATGCAATCGCAACCGGGCACTACGCCATTGTAAAACAGGCCGCAAACGGCCGCTGGCAGCTGCATGCTTCCTCCACTGGAAAAGACCAGAGCTATGTGCTGTACAGCCTGTCACAGGAGCAGCTTTCCCACACGATTCTGCCGCTTGCATCCCTGCCAAAGCCGGAAGTTCGCGCGCTGGCGGAGGAAGCCGGCCTGCCGGTGGCACATAAACCGGACAGTCAGGAAATCTGCTTTGTACCGGACAACGACTACGCCGGATTTCTCTGCCGCCGAAATGGCTGTGACAGTGCTCCCGGTGACTTTGTGGACACACAGGGACATGTGCTTGGCCGCCATCGCGGGCTGACCCACTATACGGTCGGTCAGCGCAAGGGGCTTGGCATCGCGTTTGGTGAACCGATGTATGTGACTCATCTGGACGCAGAGCACAACAAAATTGTGCTTGGCCCGGAGGGCAGTCAGTACAGCCGAGCGCTGCTTGCGAAGGAACTGAACTGGGTTTCCATCCCCGCGCCGCGCGAACCGCTGCGTGTACAGGCGAAAATCCGTTATCAGGCACGCCCCGCACCTGCCACAGCTGTGCTGCAGCCGGACGGCACGCTGCTGCTTGACTTTGATGAAGCGCAGCGTGCCGTTGCCCCTGGGCAGGCCGTTGTTTTATATGATGACGACCTGCTGCTTGGCGGCGGTGTGATTGTACGTGGTATTTCGTAA
- a CDS encoding DUF1893 domain-containing protein, with amino-acid sequence MHCSTAALCRQTVKQVAPVRYLWYNAKQNLFTGKGNAVDKHLERVKDTLTQGEYTIAVENNGKIYTSDKNGIAPLLDFLKNPEILRGAAAADKVIGKAAAYLFLKGGVRELYAQLLSEPAKELLESRNVPVTYGQLVPYIKNRTQDGMCPMEQSVLEVQNEEEALQKLQETLARLKGKPVQ; translated from the coding sequence TTGTGCCGACAGACAGTTAAACAAGTTGCTCCTGTCCGCTATCTGTGGTACAATGCAAAGCAGAATTTGTTTACAGGAAAGGGAAATGCAGTGGATAAGCATTTAGAGCGGGTTAAGGACACCCTGACGCAGGGAGAATATACTATAGCCGTTGAAAACAACGGTAAAATTTATACATCCGATAAAAACGGAATTGCACCCCTGCTGGATTTTTTGAAGAATCCGGAAATTCTGCGGGGCGCGGCGGCCGCTGATAAAGTAATCGGAAAAGCGGCGGCATATTTGTTTCTAAAAGGCGGTGTACGTGAATTGTATGCACAGCTGCTCAGTGAGCCGGCAAAGGAGCTGCTGGAGAGCCGAAATGTGCCGGTCACCTATGGGCAGTTGGTGCCGTACATTAAAAATCGCACACAGGACGGAATGTGCCCCATGGAGCAGAGCGTGCTGGAAGTGCAGAATGAGGAAGAAGCACTTCAAAAATTACAGGAAACGCTGGCGCGGTTGAAGGGAAAGCCTGTGCAGTAA